In the Sulfobacillus thermosulfidooxidans DSM 9293 genome, TTGGCCATTCTCAGTGAGCATTCCCGCGATTTACGCTTCCACATAGACAATGAAGCACTGGTGATTCTCCCACAGCTCAGCCGGATTATTTTTGATTATTTCAGCCCAGAACAGCCCTCTTAATGACCATAACGGGTCCAGGCATCTTGCCAAGCCGGTTCAGAAAATCCCACAATGTAGTGATCATCAATGACCCAGACGGGCCGTTTAATCAGCCGAGGTTCCTTTGTCATATGCTCGATCCACTCTGCGTCTGAGGAAACAAGCTGCCGCAAATTCCGGTAGGATGGGCTTGTTTTGGACAATAAAGCGCTTACGCCGCCAATTTTTTCGGCTAGCTCGGCAATGCGGTCTTTCGGCAAGGGATCCGCAATTAAATCGTGTTCCTCAAAATCAATTTGGTGGGCACGGAGCCACGCTCGTGCTTTGGCACAGGTTGTTCACCGACTATAGCAATATAACGTTGTCGTCATCGAATCCGTTCTCCTTTGATTCCTTTTTCCGTTCGCTCCGTCTTCTCCCGCTTCGCCGCACAACTCCGGCACAACCCGTAAAATTTCAATTCATGATCTAAAACATGGAAACCGCGCTCTTTGAGGATGCGCCCTTCTAACGGATCTAACAAATCTTCACCATATTCGTCGACTTTGCCGCATCGAATGCAGACGAGATGATGATGACGGTGCGTCTCTTCTTGATTAAACTCGTAACGAGCCCGGCCGTCATCAAAACTTATCCGGTTCAGAATTTCTAAATCGGTTAAAAGTTCTAATGAGCGATAGACTGTCGCCAGCCCAATATCTTGAAAGTCTTTTTTAACTAGTTGATGCACTTCTTCTGCTGATAAATGTTCTCCGGGATGTTCAGCAAATATCCGTATCACAAGTTCTCGTTGAGGAGTCAGCCGCTTGGCGCCCTCTTCAAGTTTTCGGTATACAGAAGACAGGTGTACCATATGCAGCACCTCATTCTCATATCTATGAGAATAGTCTACCACTTTACTCGGCATTATCGCACGATCATATTGAGTGATTTGTTCGATGTTTTCCCATAAACCTTCAACAATTTCTCTGCACAGAAAATAGCCCCAGTCAAATCCCGTTTAACCTCTATACCCGTGTTTTGTTCTCACCCGTCTTCAATCTTGATCGAAAATCTTTCTCTATTAAACGGATCAAAATTTTTCCGGAAAACTTTCTCATGGCTTCTCGTGAGGGCATCACAGTAAATGCCCCAAATAGGAACAAAGATCAAGAAGGGAAGCCTCAGTCCCATCACTTTGACTGATGGCTTCCCGGAACATTCGCTTATCCACCTGGAGCACGACATTCTGTCATCTTGGCCACCGGATAGGCACAAATATCCGGTCCTCTTGCCAATTAGAATTCTGCTAAAGTATGGTATAAAACACTTTTTTGCACGTGTAACCGGTTTTCGGCCTCATCAAATACTACGGATTGCGGACCTTCTAGGACCTCTTCAGTGACTTCTTCTCCCCGGTGAGCAGGCAAACAATGCAGGAATATCGCGTTCTCTTTCGCG is a window encoding:
- a CDS encoding Fur family transcriptional regulator encodes the protein MVHLSSVYRKLEEGAKRLTPQRELVIRIFAEHPGEHLSAEEVHQLVKKDFQDIGLATVYRSLELLTDLEILNRISFDDGRARYEFNQEETHRHHHLVCIRCGKVDEYGEDLLDPLEGRILKERGFHVLDHELKFYGLCRSCAAKREKTERTEKGIKGERIR